ATGGATCGTTTGCGATTCCCGCAACAACCACAGGGTTGACGCCGGGAATCGTAATGTGTGTACCCATACGGAACAACAGAAGCATGCTCAGAGTAAAAATAATTTTCTGGCGTAACTCCGGAATTCTAAATATGTTTTTAAAAGTGTTCAGCATGGATACTCTTGCTTTTTATTTTTTAGTTTCAGATGCAGCCAATTCGAGTTCTGCGCGTAATTTGATAGATCCGCCCGCTTTCTCGATTTTTTCCTTGGCCGTTTGAGAGAATCCGTCCGCAATCACGTGGATCGCTTTTTTGATTTCTCCGGTCCCCAAAATCTTAAAAAGAGTCGTTTCTTTATCAAGAATCTTGGATTGAACCATGATTTTTGCATCTATGTTTCCGGTCAAACCTGATTTCTCGATATCTCTCAAGTTCACAGGATAGAATTCCTTGTGAAATTTAGCAGTAAACCCGCGTTTTGGCAGTCTTCGGTGGATCGGCATTTGACCACCTTCGAATCCTCGGCGAACGCTATTTCTTGCATACTGACCTTTGGATCCGCGACCTGCGGTTTTACCGACTTTCGAGCCCGGTCCGCGACCCACTCTTTTCTTTTCCTTCTTCGCTCCCTTAGGAACAGGAATCAGGTTGGAAGAAGTGTCCGTGTTTTTCTTCTTTTTTGCGCGCTCTTTACCGAACGCTTTCGCCTGCTCAAGTCTTTCTTTTTTCATAGCAATATTCCTGAAATTAAGCCTTCTCAACCTTAATGAGATGTCTCACGGAATTCAGCATTCCTTGGAGTTGAGGAGAAACTTTGTGCTTTCTCTGTTGACCGGTTTTTTTGAGGCCGAGAGCATACAGAGTCAATCTGTGTTCTTTTTTGACTCCGATACTACTTTTTACCTGGGTTACGATGATGTTTTCCATTCTCTTCCCCTCTTAGTCTTTTCCGAAAAGTCTGTTGAGGCTGATTCCTCTTTTGCGTGCCGCGAGAATCGGAGTTTCCAATTGCTCGAGCGCGTCCAGAGTCGCCTTCACGATGTTCACAGGATTGGATGAACCCCAAGACTTTGTAAGAACGTCTTGGATTCCCGCTTTTTCCACGATGGAACGAACGGATGCTCCCGCGATGATCCCGGTTCCTGCAGTACTTGGTTTCAAGATCACTCTTGCGGACTTGAACTTTCCAACCACTTCGTGAGGAATCGTATGACCTTTAAAATTAATTTTTACGAGGTGCTTCTTCGCAGCTTCGATCGATTTACGGATCGCGTCGG
This is a stretch of genomic DNA from Leptospira tipperaryensis. It encodes these proteins:
- the rplO gene encoding 50S ribosomal protein L15; amino-acid sequence: MKKERLEQAKAFGKERAKKKKNTDTSSNLIPVPKGAKKEKKRVGRGPGSKVGKTAGRGSKGQYARNSVRRGFEGGQMPIHRRLPKRGFTAKFHKEFYPVNLRDIEKSGLTGNIDAKIMVQSKILDKETTLFKILGTGEIKKAIHVIADGFSQTAKEKIEKAGGSIKLRAELELAASETKK
- the rpmD gene encoding 50S ribosomal protein L30, whose translation is MENIIVTQVKSSIGVKKEHRLTLYALGLKKTGQQRKHKVSPQLQGMLNSVRHLIKVEKA
- the rpsE gene encoding 30S ribosomal protein S5, encoding MAYQDEESKEYSEKVVKIDRVAKVVKGGRRFSFNALSVVGDQKGKVGIGFGKANEVPDAIRKSIEAAKKHLVKINFKGHTIPHEVVGKFKSARVILKPSTAGTGIIAGASVRSIVEKAGIQDVLTKSWGSSNPVNIVKATLDALEQLETPILAARKRGISLNRLFGKD